In Microbacterium lushaniae, the following are encoded in one genomic region:
- the glnA gene encoding type I glutamate--ammonia ligase, which yields MFKDSSEVLKFIQDEDVKFLDIRFTDLPGVQQHFNIPASTVDEDFFTVGQLFDGSSIRGFANIHESDMQLIPDVTTAYLDPFREAKTLIMVFDIYNPRNGEIYSKDPRQVAKKAEKYLASTGIADTAYFAPEAEFYIFDDVRYEVKQNSSFYSVDSEEGAWNTGRAEEGGNLANKTPYKGGYFPVSPVDKQADLRDDISLKLIEAGLILERAHHEVGTGGQAEINYRFDTMVHAADDILKFKYIVKNTALEWGKVATFMPKPLFGDNGSGMHTHQSLWNDGKPLFYDETGYAGLSDVARWYIGGILAHAPAILAFTNPTLNSYHRLVKGFEAPVNLVYSAGNRSAAIRIPITGSNPKAKRIEFRAPDASGNPYLAFAAQLMAGIDGINNRIEPHEPVDKDLYELPAEEAKNIPQVPNSLLDSLEALRADHEFLLAGGVFTEELIETWIEYKIENEIQPIAQRPHPFEYELYFGV from the coding sequence ATGTTCAAAGATTCATCCGAGGTGCTGAAGTTCATCCAGGACGAGGACGTCAAGTTCCTCGACATCCGTTTCACGGATCTCCCGGGCGTGCAGCAGCACTTCAACATCCCCGCATCCACCGTCGACGAAGACTTCTTCACGGTCGGACAGCTGTTCGACGGCTCGTCGATCCGCGGGTTCGCGAACATCCACGAGTCGGACATGCAGCTGATCCCGGATGTCACGACCGCCTACCTCGACCCGTTCCGCGAGGCGAAGACGCTCATCATGGTCTTCGACATCTACAACCCGCGCAACGGCGAGATCTACTCGAAGGACCCGCGTCAGGTCGCCAAGAAGGCGGAGAAGTACCTCGCCTCCACCGGCATCGCCGACACCGCCTACTTCGCCCCCGAGGCCGAGTTCTACATCTTCGACGACGTCCGCTACGAGGTGAAGCAGAACTCCAGCTTCTACTCCGTGGACTCCGAGGAGGGCGCCTGGAACACCGGCCGCGCCGAGGAGGGCGGCAACCTCGCGAACAAGACGCCCTACAAGGGCGGCTACTTCCCCGTCTCCCCCGTCGACAAGCAGGCCGACCTGCGTGACGACATCAGCCTCAAGCTCATCGAGGCGGGTCTCATCCTCGAGCGCGCCCACCACGAGGTGGGCACGGGCGGTCAGGCCGAGATCAACTACCGCTTCGACACGATGGTGCACGCGGCCGACGACATCCTGAAGTTCAAGTACATCGTGAAGAACACGGCGCTGGAGTGGGGCAAGGTCGCGACCTTCATGCCCAAGCCGCTGTTCGGCGACAACGGCTCGGGCATGCACACCCACCAGTCGCTGTGGAACGACGGCAAGCCGCTGTTCTACGACGAGACCGGCTACGCGGGCCTCTCCGACGTCGCGCGCTGGTACATCGGCGGCATCCTGGCGCACGCCCCGGCGATCCTGGCCTTCACCAACCCGACGCTGAACAGCTACCACCGTCTGGTGAAGGGCTTCGAGGCGCCGGTGAACCTGGTGTACTCGGCGGGCAACCGTTCGGCCGCCATCCGCATCCCGATCACGGGGTCGAACCCGAAGGCCAAGCGCATCGAGTTCCGTGCGCCGGATGCCTCGGGCAACCCGTATCTCGCGTTCGCGGCGCAGCTGATGGCCGGCATCGACGGCATCAACAACCGCATCGAGCCGCACGAGCCGGTCGACAAGGACCTGTACGAGCTGCCCGCCGAAGAGGCCAAGAACATCCCGCAGGTTCCGAACTCGCTGCTGGACTCCCTCGAAGCGCTGCGCGCCGACCACGAGTTCCTGCTCGCCGGCGGCGTCTTCACCGAAGAGCTCATCGAGACCTGGATCGAGTACAAGATCGAGAACGAGATCCAGCCGATCGCCCAGCGCCCGCACCCGTTCGAGTACGAGCTGTACTTCGGGGTGTAA
- a CDS encoding GNAT family N-acetyltransferase, translated as MHPIEAPLPAEADHTALTRAVERNTAELLLRMGDAAGGHRRDGEVSWTLGGSPLDYHNAVVAARLDEHSADTAILESRERLSRAGVPGSWHVGPSMRPPDLPARLQRAGFDPDGEEPGMTARLDRIPPGPSAALAIEVVRDAQTLAEWIQALGSGFGEGPREAEWVGEVFLRIGLHRPELRHLLARQNGRVVGTATLLIAGGVGGLYFVMTVPDARRQGIGAEITRAAMRRARDAGMHHAVLTSSAMGRTIYRSVGFREVCTIRMFTWRPS; from the coding sequence ATGCATCCGATCGAAGCGCCACTCCCGGCGGAAGCCGATCACACCGCGCTGACCCGCGCCGTCGAGCGCAACACCGCGGAACTGCTGCTTCGCATGGGCGACGCGGCCGGCGGACACCGGCGCGACGGCGAGGTGTCGTGGACGCTCGGCGGTTCCCCGCTCGACTACCACAACGCCGTTGTGGCGGCGCGACTGGACGAGCATTCCGCCGACACTGCGATCCTGGAGAGCCGAGAAAGGCTCAGCCGCGCCGGGGTGCCCGGCTCCTGGCACGTCGGCCCATCCATGCGACCGCCCGACCTGCCGGCACGGCTGCAACGCGCCGGCTTCGACCCGGATGGCGAAGAGCCCGGCATGACCGCTCGGCTCGACCGGATCCCACCTGGCCCTTCAGCCGCCCTGGCCATCGAGGTCGTGCGCGATGCCCAGACCCTGGCGGAGTGGATCCAGGCCCTGGGCAGCGGGTTCGGCGAAGGGCCGCGTGAAGCCGAGTGGGTGGGTGAGGTGTTCCTCCGCATCGGCCTCCACCGGCCCGAGCTCCGCCACCTCCTCGCGCGGCAGAACGGCCGGGTGGTCGGCACCGCAACGCTGCTGATCGCCGGAGGGGTCGGCGGTCTGTACTTCGTCATGACGGTGCCGGATGCTCGCCGACAGGGGATCGGCGCCGAGATCACCCGAGCGGCGATGCGCCGTGCACGCGATGCGGGCATGCACCATGCGGTGCTCACGTCGTCGGCCATGGGCCGCACGATCTACCGGTCGGTGGGCTTCCGAGAGGTGTGCACCATCCGGATGTTCACGTGGCGACCGAGCTGA
- a CDS encoding methyltransferase family protein, with the protein MGWGRAYFGVQASAGALWWIAVFLSPDLRTATLGQLDPVVVALWDVPLFVVMSALAAFGARAPAALATLWTSLVAALLAGYATLTSLAGVGAVLMIASAAGSVVALFLVRTGRVPTELLLIGPLRFRTAKPTAARARHVRATAVQVAIFWGVLLGVVPFVIGAFEQRWQLSVEFPLAVTVAGWVVFLLASALGIWAAVVMSTRGAGTPLPSDAATRFVVGGPYRFVRNPMALAGIVQGAAVGLMVSSWLVVIYAVCGSLVWNFIVRPHEERDLEARFGDAFRRYREQVRCWWPRLRPIPASVTPGVLQPAR; encoded by the coding sequence ATGGGGTGGGGCCGCGCATACTTCGGTGTGCAAGCGTCGGCCGGCGCCCTGTGGTGGATCGCGGTGTTCCTCTCCCCCGACCTCCGCACCGCGACTCTCGGCCAGCTCGACCCGGTAGTGGTCGCGCTGTGGGATGTGCCCCTCTTCGTCGTGATGTCGGCGCTTGCCGCGTTCGGCGCCCGCGCGCCCGCGGCGCTCGCCACGCTGTGGACCTCGCTGGTCGCGGCCCTGCTGGCGGGCTACGCGACGCTGACGAGCTTGGCCGGAGTGGGAGCGGTGCTGATGATCGCGTCGGCGGCCGGCTCGGTCGTGGCGCTGTTCCTGGTGCGAACCGGACGCGTTCCCACGGAGCTGCTGCTGATCGGGCCGCTGCGGTTCCGCACGGCGAAGCCCACCGCCGCACGGGCACGGCATGTCCGCGCCACCGCGGTGCAGGTCGCGATCTTCTGGGGTGTGCTTCTCGGCGTCGTCCCGTTCGTGATCGGCGCCTTCGAACAGCGCTGGCAGCTCTCGGTGGAGTTCCCGCTCGCCGTCACCGTGGCAGGGTGGGTCGTTTTCCTTCTCGCCAGTGCACTCGGGATCTGGGCGGCGGTCGTGATGTCCACACGGGGCGCGGGCACGCCGCTGCCCTCGGATGCGGCGACGCGCTTCGTCGTCGGCGGGCCCTACCGGTTCGTCCGCAACCCCATGGCGTTGGCGGGGATCGTCCAGGGTGCGGCGGTGGGGCTGATGGTGTCATCGTGGCTCGTCGTGATCTACGCCGTGTGCGGATCGCTGGTGTGGAATTTCATCGTGCGTCCTCACGAGGAGCGCGACCTCGAAGCGCGATTCGGAGACGCGTTCCGCCGGTACCGCGAGCAGGTGCGCTGCTGGTGGCCGCGATTGCGTCCGATCCCCGCATCCGTCACACCCGGCGTCCTCCAGCCTGCCCGGTGA
- a CDS encoding SDR family NAD(P)-dependent oxidoreductase, translated as MNPSNDAATHSGTFDVPHDPIARGGSPWLKDKVALVAGGGLSGPEGGVGFAIAWLAAREGAAVAILDRDSEAADRAVRLLHEAGARAERFVLDMTDDHAVAAAVEAVVERFGGIDVVADSIGGLGLEPTLESSVEQWERAFALNLTQAWSLLRHAHRHVRSGGAIVTISSSAAQATGPSLPYSIAKGALEKMTTGLAATLAPRGIRANVVRVGMIWGAFAARGMTPDQREQRRRAVALGTEGTVWDVAAAAVFLLTDQARWVSGQTLAVDGGGFAPRNMGQAGAKPEPGKS; from the coding sequence GTGAATCCGAGCAATGACGCGGCGACGCACTCAGGCACCTTCGATGTCCCCCACGATCCCATCGCTCGAGGTGGTTCGCCCTGGCTGAAGGACAAGGTCGCCCTCGTCGCAGGAGGCGGTCTGAGCGGTCCCGAAGGCGGTGTCGGATTCGCCATCGCGTGGCTTGCCGCACGCGAAGGCGCAGCGGTCGCCATCTTGGACAGAGACTCGGAAGCAGCAGACCGCGCTGTTCGCCTACTCCACGAAGCGGGTGCGCGAGCGGAGCGTTTCGTTCTTGACATGACCGACGATCACGCCGTGGCGGCTGCTGTCGAGGCTGTCGTGGAGCGTTTCGGCGGTATCGATGTCGTGGCCGATTCCATCGGCGGGTTGGGCTTGGAGCCCACGCTGGAGTCCTCGGTCGAGCAGTGGGAGAGAGCCTTCGCTCTGAACCTCACACAAGCGTGGAGCCTCTTGCGTCATGCACATCGACATGTCCGCTCGGGAGGCGCGATCGTCACGATCTCCTCCAGTGCCGCCCAGGCCACCGGGCCCTCACTCCCCTACAGCATCGCGAAAGGGGCTCTTGAGAAGATGACCACCGGCTTGGCTGCGACGTTGGCGCCGCGCGGGATTCGCGCGAACGTCGTGCGCGTGGGAATGATCTGGGGTGCGTTCGCGGCGCGCGGCATGACGCCCGACCAACGTGAGCAGCGTCGTCGTGCGGTCGCGCTGGGCACTGAGGGTACGGTGTGGGACGTGGCCGCCGCGGCGGTGTTCCTGCTGACGGACCAAGCGAGGTGGGTTTCCGGTCAGACTCTCGCCGTAGACGGCGGCGGCTTCGCACCCAGGAACATGGGCCAGGCAGGCGCGAAGCCGGAGCCCGGCAAATCGTGA
- a CDS encoding phenylacetate--CoA ligase family protein — MTSAPQTPLWNPDMDTMPWPMLQERLVRDFVVMLDRLRENEEWRGRLRGVAQVRAIEDLVAVPFTTKEDLRSTQSTIDPERPLGPYQLAPTDQLRQITSSSGTTGTPVFFGLTGPDLRRWRSAIGNAYRTAGVGPGSIVAHTTGMAIVAGGLPYADGIRAAGGALAWVGGQTLPRMVTALERTRANVLVSTASFAAHFAERCAEILERPTSDLAVRTIIAGGEPGAGVPHIRNAIMDGWSATRVSEMMGIGDVLPALWAECHVGQGMHFTAAPDVLVELIDPETLGHVPWEQGVTGEAVYTTLSREASAVVRFRSRDQLLVTATECACGRTSPTVRCVGRTDDMLIFESTKVYPTSIRDVVLEVATQHLTGLMRVRKTSLDQVRFDEPIPLEVELRDDAHPDAAASALKAAEEQVRRRLRVHVSVEPFPRGVLPVSDYKNALTYAIGD; from the coding sequence GTGACCAGCGCACCGCAGACCCCGCTGTGGAATCCCGACATGGACACCATGCCGTGGCCCATGTTGCAAGAGCGACTCGTCCGCGATTTCGTGGTGATGCTGGACCGCCTCCGGGAGAATGAGGAGTGGCGCGGCCGGCTGCGGGGCGTCGCGCAGGTTCGCGCCATAGAGGACCTCGTCGCGGTCCCCTTCACCACGAAGGAAGACCTCCGCTCGACTCAGTCGACGATCGACCCCGAGCGCCCGCTGGGCCCGTACCAGCTTGCGCCCACAGATCAACTGCGCCAGATCACCAGCTCATCCGGGACAACGGGTACGCCCGTGTTCTTCGGCCTGACGGGGCCCGATCTCCGACGGTGGCGGTCTGCGATCGGCAACGCCTACCGAACCGCCGGAGTGGGGCCGGGCTCGATCGTGGCACACACCACCGGCATGGCGATCGTGGCCGGAGGACTGCCATATGCCGACGGCATTCGTGCGGCAGGCGGCGCCCTCGCCTGGGTGGGCGGCCAGACGCTACCGCGTATGGTGACGGCCCTCGAGCGGACACGGGCGAATGTCCTCGTCTCAACCGCGTCCTTCGCTGCGCATTTCGCCGAGCGCTGTGCAGAGATTCTCGAGCGCCCCACGTCGGATCTCGCGGTTCGAACGATCATCGCCGGGGGCGAACCCGGCGCGGGGGTACCCCATATCCGAAATGCGATCATGGACGGGTGGAGCGCCACGCGAGTGAGCGAGATGATGGGGATCGGCGATGTCCTCCCCGCATTGTGGGCGGAGTGCCACGTGGGGCAGGGCATGCACTTCACCGCGGCACCCGACGTACTCGTCGAACTCATCGATCCCGAGACGCTCGGGCATGTGCCGTGGGAGCAGGGTGTCACCGGCGAGGCCGTCTATACGACGCTCAGCCGTGAAGCGTCGGCAGTCGTGCGTTTCCGATCCCGCGATCAACTGCTCGTGACGGCGACGGAGTGCGCGTGCGGGCGGACCTCACCGACGGTGCGGTGCGTGGGGCGCACCGACGACATGCTGATCTTCGAGTCCACAAAGGTGTATCCGACGTCGATCCGCGATGTCGTCCTGGAAGTTGCGACCCAACACCTGACCGGCTTGATGCGCGTACGCAAGACCTCCCTCGACCAGGTGCGATTCGATGAGCCCATCCCGCTGGAAGTGGAACTGCGTGACGACGCGCATCCGGATGCGGCGGCATCGGCCCTCAAAGCCGCGGAGGAGCAAGTGCGCCGGCGCCTCCGCGTGCACGTCAGCGTCGAGCCGTTCCCGCGGGGCGTGCTGCCGGTCAGCGACTACAAGAACGCGCTGACGTACGCCATCGGCGACTGA
- a CDS encoding NADPH-dependent FMN reductase — protein sequence MRTISVSVVVGNPKANSRTLEVAKTLAECLLVPGTYDMSVIDLAEHAGDIFDQTAASVNEAVARVAGSDLAIFAAPTYKAAYTGLLKAFLDRYPSDGLSGVTAIPLLTGADLGHSLAPSATLTPLLTELGAVVPGRGFYFVTSQMDSMRDIVQRAAEVYVRNMGQVARLLPVLADQEQA from the coding sequence ATGAGGACGATCTCCGTATCCGTAGTGGTCGGCAACCCAAAGGCGAATTCCCGCACGCTGGAGGTGGCAAAGACGCTCGCAGAGTGTCTCCTGGTGCCCGGCACCTACGACATGTCGGTCATCGACCTGGCAGAACATGCGGGGGACATCTTCGATCAGACAGCCGCAAGCGTCAACGAAGCGGTCGCGAGGGTAGCCGGCAGCGACCTCGCGATCTTCGCCGCTCCGACGTACAAGGCCGCCTACACCGGGCTGCTCAAGGCATTCCTGGACCGGTATCCGTCTGATGGGCTGAGCGGTGTCACGGCGATTCCGCTCTTGACGGGGGCGGACCTCGGCCATTCGCTCGCTCCCTCCGCGACACTCACGCCGTTGCTGACAGAGCTGGGAGCCGTCGTGCCCGGGCGAGGGTTCTATTTCGTGACGTCGCAGATGGACTCCATGCGCGACATCGTGCAGCGAGCGGCGGAGGTGTACGTGCGGAACATGGGCCAGGTCGCACGGTTGCTCCCCGTCCTGGCAGATCAGGAGCAAGCGTGA